The nucleotide window GACTTCTCCTGTTTTGAGTTCTAATGGACATAGATATTATATTCTATTTATTGATGATGTCACTAACTTTTTATGGACCTACCCGTTATCGAATAAATTACAAGTCTATAACATTTTCTGTCAATTCCACAAATTGATTACCACCCAATTTGAGCGACCCATTAAAACTTTACAATGTGACAACGGAACCGAATATGTCAATTCTTCTTTCAAAACTTTTTTCGCTACACATGGCATCCTTTTCCGACACTCCTGTCCTCACACCTCCTCCCAAAATGGTAAAGCCGAACGTATGATTCGGACAATCAATAACATGATTCGCACCATACTCACTCATGCCTCTTTACCAAACACATTTTGGCATCATGCCCTTGAAACCACCACTTATCTCCTAAATATCTTACCCGTTAAACATCTAACCGACAAAACCCCCCACAGAAACCCTCTACCACCGCGTACCATCTTACGACCATTTGCGCGTCTTCGGATGCCTTTGTTATCCCTTATTCCCCAACACCACCATCCATAAACTTGACCCACGGTCTACCCCTTGTGTTTTCTTGGGGTATCCGCCAAACCACCGCGGTCACAAGTGTTTCAACCTTCACACCAAATAACTCATCATCTCTCGCCACGTGGCGTTCGATGAAACCACCTTTCTATTCGCCAACACTATAAAACCGCCCCCAAACTATGACTTCCTTACCACTTTCCCACCCATTCTTTGGCCTCATATCCAACCCCTCACTGATCCAGCCCAGCCGCAGCCCACTACCCTTCACCACAATACATCCGTCCCAGACCAGCCCAACACCACCCTCCCTTTCACCTCCACATCGGTCCAATTCAGCTCCCCCCCACCTCACACTCCCAAGCCCAACCCGCTCCCATGACCCAACCCACACCTTCGACGACCAGCCCTCCTTCCCCCGAACCGTCTTTATCTACTACACCTCACTCCTCTTCCCACTCCTCGCCTGTCTCACATGCTCCACAGCCACCCCCTCCTCCCACCACAACCAGTCGTACCATGCGCACCCGCGTAATGGACGAAATTGTCAAACCAAAAGCTCGCCTTAATCTAAACGCCTCCACCATTGTTCCGCTCCCCAACAACCCAACTGATGCCTTGTCCAATCCGGTTTGGCACAAAGCCATGACCGACGAATACCATGCTCTTATCAAGAATCAGACGTGGGAATTAACACCGAGGTTGCCCGACATGCATATTATCCGAAGCATGTGGTTATTTAAACACAAGTTCATATCTGACGGGCCATTAGAACGGTATAAGGCGCGGTTAGTTTGCGATGGTCGTCTTCAGCAGGATACGTACGGTTTTGTCTATTGCCCTTTCTCAGTCTTGGCAGGTACATCAGTTGGACGTGACTAACGTGTTTCTTCACAGCAATTTACAAGAGACAGTTTATATGTACCAACCTATGGGGTTCAGGGACAAGAATTTTCCTAATCATGTATGTCGACTCAAGAAGTCCTTATACGGGTTGAAACAGGCACCTGGGCTTGGTACCAACACTTCACCGACTATGTTCTCACCTTGGGGTTCGCTCAAAGTAAATATGACGCTTCTCTATTCACCTTTCATTAGGGTTCACAGGTTGCTTATCTTCTATTATATGTGGATGACATCTTGCTGGTCACGTCTTCTGACACACTTCGCGCTACTCTAATGTCTCATCTAGCTAAGGAATTTGCCATGAAAGATCTCGACCCTCTCAGCTTCTTCCTTGGTATCTTCGTCAAGCGTCACAAGAACTCCATGTTTCTCTCTCAACAAGCATATGGTCAGGAAAGTATTCAGCGAGCCGGCATGACATCTTGCAACCCAGTTCATACCCCGGTTGACACGCATGCCAAACTTAGCGCCAATGTCGGAACAGATTTTCATGACCCGACATTATACCGCAGCCTGGCGGGTGCTCTTCAGTACCTCACTTTCACTCGACCAGATATTAGCTACGCTGTGCAGCAAATCTGTATCCACATGCATGCCCCGAAAACGGACCACTGGAATGCACTTAAACGCATTATTCGCTACATCCAAGGTACTACATCTTTTGGTCTTGCGCTCGGCCCATCCACATCGCCTCAACTGATTGCATATACGGATACTGATTGGGCTGGATGCCCTAACACTCATCGGTCCACTAGTGGCTATTGTGTTTATTATGGTGATAATCCTATCTCTTGGTCTTCCAAACGACA belongs to Helianthus annuus cultivar XRQ/B chromosome 5, HanXRQr2.0-SUNRISE, whole genome shotgun sequence and includes:
- the LOC110943180 gene encoding uncharacterized mitochondrial protein AtMg00810-like — protein: MDEIVKPKARLNLNASTIVPLPNNPTDALSNPVWHKAMTDEYHALIKNQTWELTPRLPDMHIIRSMWLFKHKFISDGPLERYKARNLQETVYMYQPMGFRDKNFPNHGSQVAYLLLYVDDILLVTSSDTLRATLMSHLAKEFAMKDLDPLSFFLGIFVKRHKNSMFLSQQAYGQESIQRAGMTSCNPVHTPVDTHAKLSANVGTDFHDPTLYRSLAGALQYLTFTRPDISYAVQQICIHMHAPKTDHWNALKRIIRYIQGTTSFGLALGPSTSPQLIAYTDTDWAGCPNTHRSTSGYCVYYGDNPISWSSKRQATISRSSAEAEYRGVASVVAEVCWLRNLLLELQRPLSRATFV